Proteins encoded by one window of Bubalus bubalis isolate 160015118507 breed Murrah chromosome 4, NDDB_SH_1, whole genome shotgun sequence:
- the PLXNB2 gene encoding plexin-B2 isoform X1, with amino-acid sequence MALQLWALALLGLAGTSATLRPRKLDSFRSETELNHLVVDEASGMVYVGAVNMLYQLSADLQLEQRAATGPALDNKKCTPPIEVSQCHEAVLTDNVNQLLLLDPPRSRLVECGSLFKGICALRALGNISTRLFYEDGSGEKSFVASNDESVATVGLVGAADPGGERLLFVGKGNGPHDNGVIVSTRLLDRTEGREAFEAYTDHATYKAGYMSSNTQQFVAAFEDGLYVFFVFNQQDKHPARNRTLLARMCKQDPFYYSYLEVDLSCLDPGDAQAPAFGTCLAASLDRPGSGGVLYAVFSTDGRGGRGPRTGLCLFPLDEVHRRMEANRDACYTGAREVARDTFYKPFHGDIQCGGHVSGASKSFPCGSEHLPYPLGSHDGLSAKAVLHRGGLNLTAVTVTSENGHTIAFLGTSDGRVLKVYFAPDGSSTEYGAVLVEINKRIKRDLVLAADLASLYAMTQDKVFRLLVQECASFSSCTHCQSSQDPYCGWCVVEGRCTRKAECPRAAESGHWLWSRNESCVAVTGAHPQNMSRQAQGEVQLTVSPLPALSDDDMLLCLFGGSPPHPARLQEGAVVCNSPSRSSLPRTPPGQDHVAVTIRLHFKRGNVFLTSHQYPFYDCREAMSLQENLPCISCSSNRWTCQWALLEHACQQASPGPEDGVVGAHMEDDCPQFLNPSPLVIPVNHETDVTFQGKNLDTVQGSPLLVGSDLLKFEASVSTQEPGTFSFRTPKLTHDANETLPLHLYVKSAGKNVDSRLQVTLYNCSFGRSDCSLCLAADPAYRCVWCSGQSRCVYEALCSNATSECPPPVVTRIQPETGPLGGGIRVTILGSNLGVRADDVKRVTVAGQNCAFEPERYSVSTRIVCTIEAAEAPCTGGVEVDINGKLGHSPPHAQFTYQQPQPHSVEPKQGPQAGGTTLTINGTHLDTGSEEDVRVTLNDVPCNVTQFGAQLQCVTGPQAVPGELALKIYYGGSEVPSPGITFTYRENPVLRAFEPLRSFVSGGRSINVTGQGFSLIQRFAMVVIAEPLQSWRRRRETGPLHSVTVVGTEYVFYNDSKVVFLSPAVPEEPEAYNLTALIRMDGHQALLRTEAGAFEYVADPTFENFTGGVKKQVNKLIHARGTNLNKAMTIHEAEAFVGAERCIMKTLTETDLYCEPPEVQPPPKRRQKRDTAHNLPEFIVKFGSREWVLGRVEYDTRASDVPLSLILPLVIGPMVAVIAVSVYCYWRKSQQAEREYEKIKSQLEGLEESVRDRCKKEFTDLMIEMEDQTNDVHEAGIPVLDYKTYTDRVFFLPSKDGDKDVMITGKLDIPESRRQVVEQALYQFSNLLNSKCFLINFIHTLENQREFSARAKVYFASLLTVALHGKLEYYTDIMRTLFLELMEQYVVAKNPKLMLRRSETVVERMLSNWMSICLYQYLKDSAGEPLYKLFKAIKHQVEKGPVDAVQKKAKYTLNDTGLLGDDVEYTPLTVSVIVQDEGVDAVPVKVLNCDTISQVKEKIIDQVYRTQPCSRWPKADSVVLEWRPGSTAQILSDLDLTSQREGRWRRVNTLMHYNVRDGATLILSKVGVSQQPEDSQQDLPGERHALLEEENRVWHLVRPTDEVDEGKSKRGSVKEKERTKAITEIYLTRLLSVKGTLQQFVDNFFQSVLAPGNAVPPAVKYFFDFLDEQAEKHDIKDEDTIHIWKTNSLPLRFWVNILKNPHFIFDVHVHEVVDASLSVIAQTFMDACTRTEHKLSRDSPSNKLLYAKEISTYKKMVEDYYKGIRQMVQVSDQDMNTHLAEISRAHTDSLNTLVALHQLYQYTQKYYDEIINALEEDPAAQKMQLAFRLQQIAAALENKVTDL; translated from the exons ATGGCACTGCAGCTCTGGGCCCTGGCCCTCTTGGGCCTGGCGGGCACGAGCGCGACTCTGCGGCCCCGCAAGCTAGATTCCTTCCGCAGCGAGACGGAGCTAAACCACCTGGTGGTGGACGAGGCGTCGGGCATGGTGTACGTGGGCGCGGTGAACATGCTCTACCAGTTGAGTGCCGACCTGCAGCTGGAGCAGCGGGCGGCCACGGGCCCGGCCCTGGACAACAAGAAGTGCACGCCTCCCATCGAGGTGAGCCAGTGCCACGAGGCCGTGCTGACCGACAACGtcaaccagctgctgctgctggacccTCCCCGGAGCCGCCTGGTGGAGTGCGGCAGCCTCTTCAAGGGCATCTGCGCCCTGCGCGCCCTGGGCAACATCTCCACGCGCCTCTTCTACGAAGACGGCAGCGGCGAGAAGTCCTTTGTGGCCAGCAACGACGAGAGCGTGGCCACCGTGGGCCTGGTGGGCGCCGCGGACCCTGGCGGTGAGCGCCTGCTGTTCGTGGGCAAGGGCAACGGGCCGCACGACAACGGGGTCATCGTGAGCACCCGCCTGCTGGACCGGACTGAGGGCCGGGAGGCCTTCGAGGCCTACACGGACCATGCCACCTACAAGGCCGGCTACATGTCCTCCAACACGCAGCAGTTCGTGGCCGCCTTTGAGGACGGTCTCTACGTCTTCTTTGTCTTCAACCAGCAGGACAAACACCCGGCCCGGAACCGCACACTGCTGGCCCGCATGTGCAAACAGGACCCCTTCTACTACTCCTACCTGGAGGTGGACCTGAGCTGCCTGGACCCCGGCGACGCCCAGGCCCCCGCCTTCGGCACCTGCCTGGCGGCCTCGCTGGACCGGCCGGGCTCCGGCGGGGTGCTGTACGCCGTCTTCAGCACAGACGGCCGGGGCGGCAGGGGGCCTCGGACCGGCCTCTGCCTGTTCCCACTGGACGAGGTCCACCGCAGGATGGAGGCCAACCGCGACGCCTGCTACACAGGCGCACGTGAGGTGGCCCGCGACACCTTCTACAAGCCCTTCCACGGCGACATCCAGTGTGGCGGCCACGTGTCG GGTGCCAGCAAGAGTTTCCCGTGTGGCTCGGAGCACTTGCCCTACCCACTGGGCAGCCACGACGGCCTCTCGGCCAAGGCCGTGCTGCACCGTGGAGGCCTGAACCTGACGGCCGTGACCGTGACCTCCGAGAACGGCCACACCATCGCCTTTCTGGGCACCTCGGATGGCCGGGTCCTCAAG GTGTACTTCGCCCCAGATGGCAGCTCCACGGAGTACGGCGCCGTCCTCGTGGAGATCAACAAGAGAATCAAGAGAGACCTGGTGCTGGCCGCAGACCTGGCCAGCCTGTATGCCATGACCCAGGACAAG GTGTTCCGGCTTCTCGTGCAGGAGTGTGCCAGCTTCTCCAGCTGCACTCACTGCCAGAGCTCACAGGACCCCTACTGCGGCTGGTGTGTCGTCGAGGGCCG CTGCACCAGGAAGGCGGAGTGCCCCCGGGCGGCTGAGAGCGGCCACTGGCTGTGGAGCCGCAATGAGTCCTGCGTGGCTGTCACCGGGGCCCACCCGCAGAACATGAGCCGCCAGGCCCAGGGCGAG GTGCAGCTGACGGTCAGCCCCCTCCCGGCCTTGAGTGACGACGACATGCTGCTGTGCCTCTTCGGAGGATCGCCGCCTCACCCCGCACGCCTGCAGGAGGGCGCTGTGGTCTGCAACTCGCCGAGCAGGAGCAGCCTCCCCCGCACGCCGCCTGGCCAGG ATCATGTGGCCGTGACCATCCGGCTCCACTTCAAACGCGGCAACGTCTTCCTGACCTCCCACCAGTATCCCTTCTATGACTGCCGGGAGGCCATGAGCCTGCAGGAGAACCTGCC GTGCATCTCCTGCTCCAGCAATCGCTGGACCTGCCAGTGGGCGCTGCTCGAGCACGCGTGTCAGCAGGCCTCGCCTGGCCCCGAGGACGGCGTCGTTGGCGCCCACATG GAGGACGACTGCCCCCAGTTCCTGAACCCCAGCCCTCTGGTCATCCCCGTGAACCACGAGACGGACGTGACCTTTCAGGGCAAGAACCTGGACACGGTGCAG GGCTCCCCACTGCTTGTGGGCAGTGACCTGCTCAAGTTTGAGGCGTCGGTCAGCACGCAGGAGCCAGGAACCTTCTCCTTTCGGACTCCGAAG CTGACCCATGACGCCAACGAGACACTACCCCTGCACCTGTACGTCAAGTCCGCCGGCAAGAATGTTGACAGCCGGCTGCAAG TGACCCTCTACAACTGCTCCTTCGGCCGCAGCGACTGCAGCCTGTGCCTGGCCGCTGACCCCGCCTACCGCTGCGTGTGGTGCAGCGGGCAGAGCCGCTGTGTGTACGAGGCCCTGTGCAGCAATGCCACCTCCGAGTGCCCGCCGCCCGTCGTCACCAGG ATCCAGCCTGAGACTGGCCCGCTGGGCGGAGGCATCCGCGTCACCATCCTTGGGTCAAACCTGGGGGTCAGAGCGGACGACGTGAAGAGGGTCACCGTGGCTGGCCAAAACTGTGCCTTTGAGCCAGAACGGTACTCCGTGTCCACCCG GATTGTGTGCACCATCGAGGCTGCAGAGGCGCCCTGTACAGGCGGCGTCGAGGTGGACATCAACGGAAAGCTTGGCCATTCACCTCCCCACGCCCAGTTCACCTACCAG cagccccagccccacaGTGTGGAGCCCAAGCAGGGGCCACAGGCGGGTGGCACCACGCTGACCATCAATGGCACCCACCTGGACACAGGCTCTGAGGAAGACGTGAGAGTGACCCTCAATGACGTCCCTTGTAACGT GACACAGTTTGGGGCCCAGCTTCAGTGCGTCACTGGCCCCCAGGCGGTTCCGGGAGAGCTGGCCCTGAAGATCTACTATGGGGGCTCCGAAGTGCCCAGCCCTGGTATCACCTTCACCTACCGTGAGAATCCAGTATTGCGGGCCTTCGAGCCGCTGCGGAGCTTTGTCAG tGGTGGCCGGAGCATCAACGTCACAGGACAGGGCTTCAGCCTGATCCAGAGGTTCGCCATGGTCGTCATAGCTGAGCCCTTGCAGTCCTGGAGGCGGCGGCGGGAGACCGGACCGCTGCATTCTGTGACG GTCGTGGGCACGGAGTACGTGTTCTACAATGACTCCAAGGTCGTGTTCCTGTCCCCGGCCGTCCCTGAGGAGCCTGAAGCCTACAACCTCACTGCACTCATCCGGATGGACGGACACCAGGCCCTGCTCAGGACGGAGGCTGGTGCCTTTGAGTACGTCGCGGACCCCACCTTCGAGAACTTCACCGGGGGTGTCAAGAAGCAAGTCAACAAGCTCATTCACGCACGG ggcaccAATCTGAACAAGGCTATGACCATTCACGAGGCCGAAGCCTTTGTGGGTGCTGAGCGCTGCATCATGAAGACGCTGACGGAGACCGATCTGTACTGTGAGCCCCCAGAGGTGCAGCCCCCTCCCAAGCGGAGGCAGAAGCGAGACACGGCCCACAACCTGCCAGAGTTCATT GTGAAGTTTGGCTCACGGGAGTGGGTGCTGGGCCGAGTAGAGTACGACACGCGCGCGAGCGACGTGCCTCTCAGCCTCATCCTGCCGCTGGTCATCGGGCCCATGGTGGCTGTCATCGCTGTGTCTGTCTACTGTTACTG GAGGAAGAGCCAGCAGGCAGAGCGCGAGTATGAGAAGATCAAGTCCCAGCTGGAGGGCCTGGAGGAAAGTGTGCGGGACCGCTGCAAAAAGGAGTTCACGG ACCTGATGATTGAGATGGAGGACCAGACCAACGACGTGCACGAGGCAGGCATCCCCGTGTTGGACTACAAGACCTATACCGACCGCGTCTTCTTCCTGCCCTCCAAGGACGGCGACAAGGACGTGATGATCACGGGCAAGCTAGACATCCCCGAGTCTCGGCGGCAGGTGGTGGAGCAGGCGCTCTACCAGTTCTCCAACCTGCTCAACAGCAAGTGCTTTCTCATCAAT TTCATCCACACCCTGGAGAACCAGCGGGAATTCTCCGCCCGCGCCAAGGTCTACTTTGCGTCGCTGCTGACCGTGGCTCTGCACGGGAAGCTGGAGTACTACACAGATATCATGCGCACGCTCTTCCTAGAGCTCATGGAGCAGTACGTGGTGGCCAAGAACCCCAAGCTGATGCTGCGCAG GTCTGAGACAGTGGTGGAGAGAATGCTGTCTAATTGGATGTCTATCTGCCTGTACCAGTATCTCAAG GATAGTGCGGGGGAGCCGCTGTACAAGCTCTTCAAGGCCATCAAGCATCAGGTGGAGAAGGGGCCGGTAGATGCTGTGCAGAAGAAAGCCAAGTACACCCTCAACGACACAGGGCTGCTGGGGGACGACGTGGAGTACACACCCCTG ACGGTGAGCGTGATCGTCCAGGATGAAGGGGTCGACGCAGTTCCAGTCAAGGTCCTCAACTGTGACACCATCTCCCAGGTCAAGGAGAAGATCATTGACCAGGTGTACCGCACACAGCCTTGCTCCCGCTGGCCCAAGGCTGACAGTGTGGTCCTCG AGTGGCGTCCTGGGTCCACAGCCCAGATCCTGTCAGACCTGGACCTGACCTCTCAGCGGGAGGGCCGGTGGAGGCGTGTCAACACGCTGATGCACTACAAC GTCCGGGACGGAGCCACTCTCATCCTGTCCAAGGTGGGGGTCTCCCAGCAGCCCGAGGACAGCCAGCAGGACCTGCCTGGGGAGC GCCACGCCCTCCTGGAGGAAGAGAACCGGGTGTGGCACCTGGTGCGGCCCACTGACGAGGTGGACGAAGGCAAGTCCAAGCGCGGCAGCGTGAAGGAGAAGGAACGTACCAAGGCCATCACCGAGATCTACCTGACCCGCCTGCTGTCCGTCAAG GGCACGCTGCAGCAGTTCGTGGACAACTTCTTCCAAAGCGTGCTGGCGCCCGGGAACGCGGTGCCACCGGCGGTCAAGTACTTCTTCGACTTCCTGGACGAGCAGGCAGAAAAGCATGACATTAAGGATGAGGACACCATCCACATCTGGAAGACCAACAG TTTACCACTCCGCTTCTGGGTAAACATCCTCAAGAACCCCCACTTCATCTTCGACGTGCACGTCCACGAGGTGGTGGACGCCTCCCTGTCGGTCATCGCACAGACCTTCATGGACGCCTGCACACGCACAGAGCACAAGCTGAGCCGC GACTCTCCCAGCAACAAGCTCCTCTACGCCAAGGAGATCTCCACCTAcaagaagatggtggagga CTACTACAAGGGGATCAGACAGATGGTGCAGGTCAGCGACCAGGACATGAACACACACCTAGCAGAGATTTCCCGG GCACACACGGACTCCCTGAACACCCTCGTGGCCTTGCACCAGCTCTACCAGTACACGCAGAAGTACTACGACGAG ATCATCAACGCCCTGGAAGAGGACCCCGCCGCTCAGAAGATGCAGCTGGCCTTCCGGCTCCAGCAGATCGCAGCTGCGCTTGAGAACAAGGTCACAGACCTCTGA
- the PLXNB2 gene encoding plexin-B2 isoform X2: MALQLWALALLGLAGTSATLRPRKLDSFRSETELNHLVVDEASGMVYVGAVNMLYQLSADLQLEQRAATGPALDNKKCTPPIEVSQCHEAVLTDNVNQLLLLDPPRSRLVECGSLFKGICALRALGNISTRLFYEDGSGEKSFVASNDESVATVGLVGAADPGGERLLFVGKGNGPHDNGVIVSTRLLDRTEGREAFEAYTDHATYKAGYMSSNTQQFVAAFEDGLYVFFVFNQQDKHPARNRTLLARMCKQDPFYYSYLEVDLSCLDPGDAQAPAFGTCLAASLDRPGSGGVLYAVFSTDGRGGRGPRTGLCLFPLDEVHRRMEANRDACYTGAREVARDTFYKPFHGDIQCGGHVSGASKSFPCGSEHLPYPLGSHDGLSAKAVLHRGGLNLTAVTVTSENGHTIAFLGTSDGRVLKVYFAPDGSSTEYGAVLVEINKRIKRDLVLAADLASLYAMTQDKVFRLLVQECASFSSCTHCQSSQDPYCGWCVVEGRCTRKAECPRAAESGHWLWSRNESCVAVTGAHPQNMSRQAQGEVQLTVSPLPALSDDDMLLCLFGGSPPHPARLQEGAVVCNSPSRSSLPRTPPGQDHVAVTIRLHFKRGNVFLTSHQYPFYDCREAMSLQENLPCISCSSNRWTCQWALLEHACQQASPGPEDGVVGAHMEDDCPQFLNPSPLVIPVNHETDVTFQGKNLDTVQGSPLLVGSDLLKFEASVSTQEPGTFSFRTPKLTHDANETLPLHLYVKSAGKNVDSRLQVTLYNCSFGRSDCSLCLAADPAYRCVWCSGQSRCVYEALCSNATSECPPPVVTRIQPETGPLGGGIRVTILGSNLGVRADDVKRVTVAGQNCAFEPERYSVSTRIVCTIEAAEAPCTGGVEVDINGKLGHSPPHAQFTYQPQPHSVEPKQGPQAGGTTLTINGTHLDTGSEEDVRVTLNDVPCNVTQFGAQLQCVTGPQAVPGELALKIYYGGSEVPSPGITFTYRENPVLRAFEPLRSFVSGGRSINVTGQGFSLIQRFAMVVIAEPLQSWRRRRETGPLHSVTVVGTEYVFYNDSKVVFLSPAVPEEPEAYNLTALIRMDGHQALLRTEAGAFEYVADPTFENFTGGVKKQVNKLIHARGTNLNKAMTIHEAEAFVGAERCIMKTLTETDLYCEPPEVQPPPKRRQKRDTAHNLPEFIVKFGSREWVLGRVEYDTRASDVPLSLILPLVIGPMVAVIAVSVYCYWRKSQQAEREYEKIKSQLEGLEESVRDRCKKEFTDLMIEMEDQTNDVHEAGIPVLDYKTYTDRVFFLPSKDGDKDVMITGKLDIPESRRQVVEQALYQFSNLLNSKCFLINFIHTLENQREFSARAKVYFASLLTVALHGKLEYYTDIMRTLFLELMEQYVVAKNPKLMLRRSETVVERMLSNWMSICLYQYLKDSAGEPLYKLFKAIKHQVEKGPVDAVQKKAKYTLNDTGLLGDDVEYTPLTVSVIVQDEGVDAVPVKVLNCDTISQVKEKIIDQVYRTQPCSRWPKADSVVLEWRPGSTAQILSDLDLTSQREGRWRRVNTLMHYNVRDGATLILSKVGVSQQPEDSQQDLPGERHALLEEENRVWHLVRPTDEVDEGKSKRGSVKEKERTKAITEIYLTRLLSVKGTLQQFVDNFFQSVLAPGNAVPPAVKYFFDFLDEQAEKHDIKDEDTIHIWKTNSLPLRFWVNILKNPHFIFDVHVHEVVDASLSVIAQTFMDACTRTEHKLSRDSPSNKLLYAKEISTYKKMVEDYYKGIRQMVQVSDQDMNTHLAEISRAHTDSLNTLVALHQLYQYTQKYYDEIINALEEDPAAQKMQLAFRLQQIAAALENKVTDL; encoded by the exons ATGGCACTGCAGCTCTGGGCCCTGGCCCTCTTGGGCCTGGCGGGCACGAGCGCGACTCTGCGGCCCCGCAAGCTAGATTCCTTCCGCAGCGAGACGGAGCTAAACCACCTGGTGGTGGACGAGGCGTCGGGCATGGTGTACGTGGGCGCGGTGAACATGCTCTACCAGTTGAGTGCCGACCTGCAGCTGGAGCAGCGGGCGGCCACGGGCCCGGCCCTGGACAACAAGAAGTGCACGCCTCCCATCGAGGTGAGCCAGTGCCACGAGGCCGTGCTGACCGACAACGtcaaccagctgctgctgctggacccTCCCCGGAGCCGCCTGGTGGAGTGCGGCAGCCTCTTCAAGGGCATCTGCGCCCTGCGCGCCCTGGGCAACATCTCCACGCGCCTCTTCTACGAAGACGGCAGCGGCGAGAAGTCCTTTGTGGCCAGCAACGACGAGAGCGTGGCCACCGTGGGCCTGGTGGGCGCCGCGGACCCTGGCGGTGAGCGCCTGCTGTTCGTGGGCAAGGGCAACGGGCCGCACGACAACGGGGTCATCGTGAGCACCCGCCTGCTGGACCGGACTGAGGGCCGGGAGGCCTTCGAGGCCTACACGGACCATGCCACCTACAAGGCCGGCTACATGTCCTCCAACACGCAGCAGTTCGTGGCCGCCTTTGAGGACGGTCTCTACGTCTTCTTTGTCTTCAACCAGCAGGACAAACACCCGGCCCGGAACCGCACACTGCTGGCCCGCATGTGCAAACAGGACCCCTTCTACTACTCCTACCTGGAGGTGGACCTGAGCTGCCTGGACCCCGGCGACGCCCAGGCCCCCGCCTTCGGCACCTGCCTGGCGGCCTCGCTGGACCGGCCGGGCTCCGGCGGGGTGCTGTACGCCGTCTTCAGCACAGACGGCCGGGGCGGCAGGGGGCCTCGGACCGGCCTCTGCCTGTTCCCACTGGACGAGGTCCACCGCAGGATGGAGGCCAACCGCGACGCCTGCTACACAGGCGCACGTGAGGTGGCCCGCGACACCTTCTACAAGCCCTTCCACGGCGACATCCAGTGTGGCGGCCACGTGTCG GGTGCCAGCAAGAGTTTCCCGTGTGGCTCGGAGCACTTGCCCTACCCACTGGGCAGCCACGACGGCCTCTCGGCCAAGGCCGTGCTGCACCGTGGAGGCCTGAACCTGACGGCCGTGACCGTGACCTCCGAGAACGGCCACACCATCGCCTTTCTGGGCACCTCGGATGGCCGGGTCCTCAAG GTGTACTTCGCCCCAGATGGCAGCTCCACGGAGTACGGCGCCGTCCTCGTGGAGATCAACAAGAGAATCAAGAGAGACCTGGTGCTGGCCGCAGACCTGGCCAGCCTGTATGCCATGACCCAGGACAAG GTGTTCCGGCTTCTCGTGCAGGAGTGTGCCAGCTTCTCCAGCTGCACTCACTGCCAGAGCTCACAGGACCCCTACTGCGGCTGGTGTGTCGTCGAGGGCCG CTGCACCAGGAAGGCGGAGTGCCCCCGGGCGGCTGAGAGCGGCCACTGGCTGTGGAGCCGCAATGAGTCCTGCGTGGCTGTCACCGGGGCCCACCCGCAGAACATGAGCCGCCAGGCCCAGGGCGAG GTGCAGCTGACGGTCAGCCCCCTCCCGGCCTTGAGTGACGACGACATGCTGCTGTGCCTCTTCGGAGGATCGCCGCCTCACCCCGCACGCCTGCAGGAGGGCGCTGTGGTCTGCAACTCGCCGAGCAGGAGCAGCCTCCCCCGCACGCCGCCTGGCCAGG ATCATGTGGCCGTGACCATCCGGCTCCACTTCAAACGCGGCAACGTCTTCCTGACCTCCCACCAGTATCCCTTCTATGACTGCCGGGAGGCCATGAGCCTGCAGGAGAACCTGCC GTGCATCTCCTGCTCCAGCAATCGCTGGACCTGCCAGTGGGCGCTGCTCGAGCACGCGTGTCAGCAGGCCTCGCCTGGCCCCGAGGACGGCGTCGTTGGCGCCCACATG GAGGACGACTGCCCCCAGTTCCTGAACCCCAGCCCTCTGGTCATCCCCGTGAACCACGAGACGGACGTGACCTTTCAGGGCAAGAACCTGGACACGGTGCAG GGCTCCCCACTGCTTGTGGGCAGTGACCTGCTCAAGTTTGAGGCGTCGGTCAGCACGCAGGAGCCAGGAACCTTCTCCTTTCGGACTCCGAAG CTGACCCATGACGCCAACGAGACACTACCCCTGCACCTGTACGTCAAGTCCGCCGGCAAGAATGTTGACAGCCGGCTGCAAG TGACCCTCTACAACTGCTCCTTCGGCCGCAGCGACTGCAGCCTGTGCCTGGCCGCTGACCCCGCCTACCGCTGCGTGTGGTGCAGCGGGCAGAGCCGCTGTGTGTACGAGGCCCTGTGCAGCAATGCCACCTCCGAGTGCCCGCCGCCCGTCGTCACCAGG ATCCAGCCTGAGACTGGCCCGCTGGGCGGAGGCATCCGCGTCACCATCCTTGGGTCAAACCTGGGGGTCAGAGCGGACGACGTGAAGAGGGTCACCGTGGCTGGCCAAAACTGTGCCTTTGAGCCAGAACGGTACTCCGTGTCCACCCG GATTGTGTGCACCATCGAGGCTGCAGAGGCGCCCTGTACAGGCGGCGTCGAGGTGGACATCAACGGAAAGCTTGGCCATTCACCTCCCCACGCCCAGTTCACCTACCAG ccccagccccacaGTGTGGAGCCCAAGCAGGGGCCACAGGCGGGTGGCACCACGCTGACCATCAATGGCACCCACCTGGACACAGGCTCTGAGGAAGACGTGAGAGTGACCCTCAATGACGTCCCTTGTAACGT GACACAGTTTGGGGCCCAGCTTCAGTGCGTCACTGGCCCCCAGGCGGTTCCGGGAGAGCTGGCCCTGAAGATCTACTATGGGGGCTCCGAAGTGCCCAGCCCTGGTATCACCTTCACCTACCGTGAGAATCCAGTATTGCGGGCCTTCGAGCCGCTGCGGAGCTTTGTCAG tGGTGGCCGGAGCATCAACGTCACAGGACAGGGCTTCAGCCTGATCCAGAGGTTCGCCATGGTCGTCATAGCTGAGCCCTTGCAGTCCTGGAGGCGGCGGCGGGAGACCGGACCGCTGCATTCTGTGACG GTCGTGGGCACGGAGTACGTGTTCTACAATGACTCCAAGGTCGTGTTCCTGTCCCCGGCCGTCCCTGAGGAGCCTGAAGCCTACAACCTCACTGCACTCATCCGGATGGACGGACACCAGGCCCTGCTCAGGACGGAGGCTGGTGCCTTTGAGTACGTCGCGGACCCCACCTTCGAGAACTTCACCGGGGGTGTCAAGAAGCAAGTCAACAAGCTCATTCACGCACGG ggcaccAATCTGAACAAGGCTATGACCATTCACGAGGCCGAAGCCTTTGTGGGTGCTGAGCGCTGCATCATGAAGACGCTGACGGAGACCGATCTGTACTGTGAGCCCCCAGAGGTGCAGCCCCCTCCCAAGCGGAGGCAGAAGCGAGACACGGCCCACAACCTGCCAGAGTTCATT GTGAAGTTTGGCTCACGGGAGTGGGTGCTGGGCCGAGTAGAGTACGACACGCGCGCGAGCGACGTGCCTCTCAGCCTCATCCTGCCGCTGGTCATCGGGCCCATGGTGGCTGTCATCGCTGTGTCTGTCTACTGTTACTG GAGGAAGAGCCAGCAGGCAGAGCGCGAGTATGAGAAGATCAAGTCCCAGCTGGAGGGCCTGGAGGAAAGTGTGCGGGACCGCTGCAAAAAGGAGTTCACGG ACCTGATGATTGAGATGGAGGACCAGACCAACGACGTGCACGAGGCAGGCATCCCCGTGTTGGACTACAAGACCTATACCGACCGCGTCTTCTTCCTGCCCTCCAAGGACGGCGACAAGGACGTGATGATCACGGGCAAGCTAGACATCCCCGAGTCTCGGCGGCAGGTGGTGGAGCAGGCGCTCTACCAGTTCTCCAACCTGCTCAACAGCAAGTGCTTTCTCATCAAT TTCATCCACACCCTGGAGAACCAGCGGGAATTCTCCGCCCGCGCCAAGGTCTACTTTGCGTCGCTGCTGACCGTGGCTCTGCACGGGAAGCTGGAGTACTACACAGATATCATGCGCACGCTCTTCCTAGAGCTCATGGAGCAGTACGTGGTGGCCAAGAACCCCAAGCTGATGCTGCGCAG GTCTGAGACAGTGGTGGAGAGAATGCTGTCTAATTGGATGTCTATCTGCCTGTACCAGTATCTCAAG GATAGTGCGGGGGAGCCGCTGTACAAGCTCTTCAAGGCCATCAAGCATCAGGTGGAGAAGGGGCCGGTAGATGCTGTGCAGAAGAAAGCCAAGTACACCCTCAACGACACAGGGCTGCTGGGGGACGACGTGGAGTACACACCCCTG ACGGTGAGCGTGATCGTCCAGGATGAAGGGGTCGACGCAGTTCCAGTCAAGGTCCTCAACTGTGACACCATCTCCCAGGTCAAGGAGAAGATCATTGACCAGGTGTACCGCACACAGCCTTGCTCCCGCTGGCCCAAGGCTGACAGTGTGGTCCTCG AGTGGCGTCCTGGGTCCACAGCCCAGATCCTGTCAGACCTGGACCTGACCTCTCAGCGGGAGGGCCGGTGGAGGCGTGTCAACACGCTGATGCACTACAAC GTCCGGGACGGAGCCACTCTCATCCTGTCCAAGGTGGGGGTCTCCCAGCAGCCCGAGGACAGCCAGCAGGACCTGCCTGGGGAGC GCCACGCCCTCCTGGAGGAAGAGAACCGGGTGTGGCACCTGGTGCGGCCCACTGACGAGGTGGACGAAGGCAAGTCCAAGCGCGGCAGCGTGAAGGAGAAGGAACGTACCAAGGCCATCACCGAGATCTACCTGACCCGCCTGCTGTCCGTCAAG GGCACGCTGCAGCAGTTCGTGGACAACTTCTTCCAAAGCGTGCTGGCGCCCGGGAACGCGGTGCCACCGGCGGTCAAGTACTTCTTCGACTTCCTGGACGAGCAGGCAGAAAAGCATGACATTAAGGATGAGGACACCATCCACATCTGGAAGACCAACAG TTTACCACTCCGCTTCTGGGTAAACATCCTCAAGAACCCCCACTTCATCTTCGACGTGCACGTCCACGAGGTGGTGGACGCCTCCCTGTCGGTCATCGCACAGACCTTCATGGACGCCTGCACACGCACAGAGCACAAGCTGAGCCGC GACTCTCCCAGCAACAAGCTCCTCTACGCCAAGGAGATCTCCACCTAcaagaagatggtggagga CTACTACAAGGGGATCAGACAGATGGTGCAGGTCAGCGACCAGGACATGAACACACACCTAGCAGAGATTTCCCGG GCACACACGGACTCCCTGAACACCCTCGTGGCCTTGCACCAGCTCTACCAGTACACGCAGAAGTACTACGACGAG ATCATCAACGCCCTGGAAGAGGACCCCGCCGCTCAGAAGATGCAGCTGGCCTTCCGGCTCCAGCAGATCGCAGCTGCGCTTGAGAACAAGGTCACAGACCTCTGA